The Salvelinus sp. IW2-2015 linkage group LG8, ASM291031v2, whole genome shotgun sequence genome window below encodes:
- the LOC111967877 gene encoding serine/threonine-protein kinase SBK1-like, which yields MSSSPLGSRGNMDILEELQLIAAQNLEMLETNKYYDVIRELGKGTYGKVDLVIHKIRGTKMALKFLRKKTTKLKSFLREYSISLYLSPCPFIINMFGIAFETDDYYVFAQEYALSGDLFDIIPPQVGLPETVAKRCVHQVAIALDYLHCKKLVHRDIKPENILIFDRECRKVKLSDFGMTRRAGSPVKRVSGTIPYTAPELCDASRHEGFCVDYSTDVWAFGVLLFCMLTGNFPWEKALPSDSFYQEFTRWQRRRTGAVPSQWRRFTEQALRMFRRLLSVEQDRRCSVKEVFGYFSHSWMLDGDSNGNGGRGGERERERGGGVRVEGEGSSTSSSSGEDDEDMLVERMKQQTLSPLSPLSPVSVERGTGGTKTGMMESGGGHHFVSVSTTSSVSSTNSYERMPRDSISNNNQPPGRMLVATPIEICV from the exons ATGAGTTCTTCTCCGCTGGGTTCCCGTGGCAACATGGACATTCTGGAGGAACTGCAGCTGATCGCAGCCCAGAACCTGGAGATGCTAGAGACCAACAAGTACTATGATGTCATCAGGGAGCTGGGCAAGGGCACCTACGGCAAGGTAGACCTGGTCATACACAAGATCAGAG GCACCAAGATGGCCCTGAAGTTCCTGAGGAAGAAGACGACCAAGCTGAAGTCGTTCCTGAGGGAGTAcagcatctctctctacctctccccctgtCCCTTCATCATTAACATGTTTGGGATCGCCTTCGAGACTGACGACTACTACGTGTTTGCCCAGGAGTATGCCCTGTCCGGGGATCTCTTCGACATCATCCCTCCACAG GTTGGTCTCCCGGAGACAGTTGCTAAGCGCTGTGTGCACCAGGTTGCCATCGCCCTGGACTATCTTCACTGTAAGAAGTTGGTGCACCGAGACATCAAGCCTGAGAACATCCTCATCTTTGACCGCGAGTGCCGCAAGGTCAAATTGTCCGACTTCGGCATGACACGCCGCGCTGGGTCGCCGGTCAAACGT gTGAGCGGTACCATCCCGTACACCGCTCCGGAGCTGTGCGACGCGTCTCGCCACGAGGGTTTCTGCGTGGACTACAGCACTGATGTGTGGGCCTTTGGCGTCCTCCTCTTCTGCATGCTGACCGGTAACTTCCCCTGGGAGAAGGCCCTGCCCTCCGACTCCTTCTACCAGGAGTTCACACGCTGGCAGAGGCGCCGCACGGGCGCCGTACCCTCGCAGTGGCGCCGCTTCACAGAGCAGGCCCTCCGCATGTTCCGCAGGCTCCTCTCTGTGGAGCAGGACCGACGCTGCTCTGTTAAAGAGGTGTTTGGCTACTTCAGCCACAGCTGGATGCTGGATGGAGACAGCAACGGGAATGGaggaaggggtggagagagagagagggagagaggaggaggggtgagggtggAGGGGGAAGGGAGCAGTACGTCGTCCTCGTCTGGGGAGGACGATGAAGACATGCTGGTGGAGAGGATGAAACAGCagactctgtctcctctctctcctctgtctcctgtgtctgtggaGAGGGGGACTGGGGGGACGAAGACAGGGATGATGGAATCAGGTGGAGGACACCATTTTGTGTCTGTTTCCACCACCAGCTCCGTATCCTCTACTAACAGCTATGAACGCATGCCCAGAGACAGCATCAGCAACAACAACCAGCCCCCAGGACGCATGCTGGTGGCTACACCTATAGAGATCTGTGTCTGA